A window of the Spirochaetota bacterium genome harbors these coding sequences:
- a CDS encoding transposase, protein MKYGKEIKEETVLMILNGQSTIKKMAEDLGVHYTTVRDWVRQYKEKKEESFPGSGNQSASDAEMRRLLKENADLKMENDFLKKAAAFFAKNQK, encoded by the coding sequence AAGAAATCAAAGAAGAGACTGTTTTAATGATCCTGAATGGCCAATCGACGATTAAGAAGATGGCCGAAGATCTGGGGGTTCATTATACCACTGTCAGAGACTGGGTTAGGCAATATAAGGAGAAGAAAGAGGAATCTTTCCCTGGGTCAGGGAATCAAAGCGCTTCGGACGCTGAAATGAGGAGGCTTTTAAAGGAAAACGCAGATTTAAAGATGGAAAATGATTTCCTAAAAAAAGCCGCGGCCTTCTTTGCGAAAAACCAGAAGTGA